The DNA sequence TTGCCAGTCGCCAATAGCCAGCGCCCCTGCAAGGGCAAGGTAAACCAGGCCACAGGGCAACAGGCCGTTCAATAAGCCGACACCTGCAAAGGACCACAGGCTTCGTTTTCTGAAGAAATAACCGAAGCCTTTTTTCAGCTTGGCCGCCCATTGGCCACCCACACGTTTTTCCATGGCCATAGTCCAGGCTTTGGGCATGATAACAAACAGGAGCATCAGAAGCCCCATTGCCACCGACAGGTTTTGCTGCGGGGCGGCAAAGCTGATACTCACGCCCAGCAAACCAATAATTGCCCCCAAAAGCATATAAACCAATGTTCGGCTGATGTTATAAAGTATTGCCGCCTGCAATACCCGAACAGGGGTACGGTTGGGAACAGGCAGTGCCATACTGATTGGCCCGCACATGCCCATGCAATGCAGGCTGCCCATTAGGCCGATCATGAATGCGACGGAAAAAAGCATAGTCCATTTTTTTAAGATAAGATCAGGGCAAGGCCTGAAATAAAGTCGGGTATTTTTTTTCTGACGGATGAAATTTAGAGCGTGATCACCTTCTCGTCAAAATATTCTTTTTGCCCATCAGTCCAGGTGGTGCGCACTCGCCAACGTCCTTTTTTCATTTGCGAGAGGTCACATACCCATCGGCCAATTTCATTGTCTTCTATCGGCTGCGCAACATCCAGGCGGGCATTGTCGGGACGAAACCAATGGATTTGCCCCTCTTTAATTTTGCCGATCATTTCTGAAGGCAAAGCCACAAAGGCGGTTTTCCGATCTGATGAAAGCTCCACAGTAACCACGCCATCGAGTCCCTGTACATTCTTTATGCGATCAATCTGATCC is a window from the Persicobacter psychrovividus genome containing:
- a CDS encoding sulfite exporter TauE/SafE family protein, which gives rise to MLFSVAFMIGLMGSLHCMGMCGPISMALPVPNRTPVRVLQAAILYNISRTLVYMLLGAIIGLLGVSISFAAPQQNLSVAMGLLMLLFVIMPKAWTMAMEKRVGGQWAAKLKKGFGYFFRKRSLWSFAGVGLLNGLLPCGLVYLALAGALAIGDWQKSALYMGAFGLGTFPMMLSVNLLGNWIKGKSFYRNFYRLVPVFTLLIALMFILRGLNLGIPYLSPQLRTAAGTQVVQCD
- a CDS encoding FixH family protein, which codes for MNWGKGIILVTGAFMVFIISLVVMMCRTDQFLVAEDYYKQELAYQDQIDRIKNVQGLDGVVTVELSSDRKTAFVALPSEMIGKIKEGQIHWFRPDNARLDVAQPIEDNEIGRWVCDLSQMKKGRWRVRTTWTDGQKEYFDEKVITL